In Nasonia vitripennis strain AsymCx chromosome 2 unlocalized genomic scaffold, Nvit_psr_1.1 chr2_random0004, whole genome shotgun sequence, a single window of DNA contains:
- the LOC116416277 gene encoding uncharacterized protein LOC116416277 — MTQFLPCDGFKWVEDLNCDFFNVPDDASVGYILEVDLEYPESLHDAHKDFRLCPEHAAPPGSNQEKLLTPLNSKERYVLHYVALKHGLRLKHIYRALQFNQKPWLKPYIDLNSEMRKNAKNEFEKMLFKLFNNAVYGKTMENERKRVDVMLVNKWEGRYGCEAYIAQPNFHSCAIFDENLVAVQLARTEISVRKPIYIGLTVLDLSKSLVYRFPYEYMQKRVGEKAKLLYTDTDSLIYEVSVVDMYAVMKTDLHEFVGFRSEMYSVKVQGQQPIKKTKGVKPSVVKSTIEFDDYIHCL, encoded by the coding sequence ATGACACAATTCCTGCCATGTGATGGCTTCAAGTGGGTAGAAGACCTGAATTGTGACTTCTTCAATGTTCCCGATGATGCTTCTGTAGGATACATCTTGGAAGTAGATCTGGAGTATCCAGAAAGTCTCCATGATGCTCACAAGGACTTTCGACTCTGTCCAGAGCATGCTGCACCTCCAGGCTCAAACCAAGAAAAGCTGCTAACCCCTCTAAATAGTAAGGAGCGGTATGTCCTGCATTACGTCGCTCTCAAGCACGGGCTTCGATTGAAGCATATCTATCGCGCACTCCAGTTCAACCAGAAGCCATGGTTGAAGCCATACATTGACCTGAACAGCGAGATGAGGAAGAATGCGAAGAATGAGTTCGAGAAGATGCTCTTCAAACTCTTCAACAACGCAGTGTATGGTAAGACCATGGAAAATGAGCGCAAGAGAGTCGACGTGATGCTGGTAAACAAGTGGGAAGGTCGCTACGGCTGTGAGGCATACATTGCTCAGCCCAACTTCCACAGCTGTGCGATTTTCGACGAGAATCTCGTGGCCGTCCAGCTTGCCCGAACCGAGATCTCAGTCCGCAAGCCGATCTACATCGGATTGACAGTACTGGACTTGTCAAAGAGTCTTGTTTACCGCTTCCCCTATGAGTACATGCAGAAACGGGTGGGAGAGAAGGCCAAGCTCCTCTACACAGACACAGACAGTCTCATCTATGAAGTAAGCGTTGTAGATATGTACGCTGTGATGAAGACTGATCTTCATGAGTTTGTTGGCTTCCGTAGCGAGATGTACTCCGTTAAGGTACAAGGACAGCAACCTATCAAGAAGACAAAGGGTGTGAAGCCGTCAGTCGTCAAGTCAACCATTGAGTTTGACGACTACATCCATTGTCTTTGA